In one window of Desulfonatronovibrio magnus DNA:
- a CDS encoding glycosyltransferase, producing MKIIIFYPPAGTTTGGMMVLVQLGKTLRQLAVSVEFCAWDRDHVPYLSEMGFKVVTGSEVRFKAGDIFIVPEGWPNALALGLKSKARCFVYCQNWAYLFSALPDNISWNDLNVDFIAVSDPVRQFIHAATGRNCNIIRPYIDQNVFLAPESKKTEKIQVACMPRKNKALIKQIKRFVLSRNPGLSDVQWVYIHGLEHNQVAALLQKSHIFLATGFPEGCPLPPLEAMASGCLVVGFAGFGGWDYMRGQNNHYLPEISLRDVPWKGNGFFSADGDVYSAALNLEKSIIQTRMHEPELKEIINNAQLTAQFYCSENQKKEVKAWLGQMVS from the coding sequence ATGAAAATTATCATTTTCTATCCTCCGGCCGGCACTACTACCGGAGGAATGATGGTTCTTGTCCAGCTGGGAAAAACTCTTCGCCAGCTGGCAGTCAGCGTGGAGTTTTGCGCCTGGGACAGGGATCATGTCCCCTATCTCAGCGAGATGGGCTTTAAGGTTGTCACAGGATCAGAAGTGCGGTTTAAAGCAGGAGACATTTTCATTGTACCTGAAGGATGGCCCAACGCCCTTGCTCTGGGCTTAAAATCCAAAGCGAGGTGTTTTGTCTATTGCCAGAACTGGGCATATTTATTCAGTGCGCTGCCGGATAATATTTCCTGGAATGACCTGAACGTTGACTTTATCGCAGTCTCTGATCCGGTGCGTCAGTTTATTCATGCAGCCACAGGCAGAAATTGCAACATAATCAGACCATATATTGATCAAAATGTTTTCCTGGCTCCTGAATCAAAAAAAACTGAAAAAATCCAGGTAGCGTGCATGCCACGCAAAAATAAAGCGCTAATCAAGCAGATCAAGCGCTTTGTACTTTCCAGAAATCCAGGTCTTTCAGATGTCCAATGGGTTTACATCCACGGTCTTGAACACAACCAGGTGGCCGCTCTTCTGCAAAAAAGCCATATTTTCCTGGCCACTGGATTTCCCGAAGGCTGTCCACTGCCCCCATTGGAAGCTATGGCCAGTGGATGCCTGGTTGTAGGGTTTGCCGGATTTGGAGGCTGGGATTATATGCGCGGTCAGAACAACCACTACCTGCCTGAAATCAGTCTGCGTGATGTACCATGGAAGGGTAACGGATTTTTCAGCGCTGATGGTGATGTATACAGTGCTGCTCTGAATCTGGAAAAATCAATCATCCAGACTCGAATGCATGAACCAGAACTTAAGGAAATCATAAACAATGCTCAGCTGACTGCACAGTTCTATTGTTCCGAAAACCAGAAAAAAGAAGTTAAAGCATGGCTTGGCCAAATGGTTAGTTAG
- a CDS encoding mechanosensitive ion channel family protein, with amino-acid sequence MRQFVTWSQQLTISLIVMFFMGLIYFSPAAAQESGTSQAGQVNMVSIEKLLKDLEDPQRLEAFKQDLRALLQAQQALSQEPDFEPRGLVGQLMSLATDYVQDVNKIISDAGSNVLEIPTVVQDIVEQAQDQDVLKSWAEMLGKVILVLLAGLLAQIVVSRLLSKPRKALEDKEAYSKLYRLLLMAGNTLLEVVPIAAFAGAAYGLLPLLDPEPVTQLVALTLINANVLVRLILAFVRLMLVPNAPGLRFLPIDNESVQYLYIWSRRVSRIGVYGYFILEATLIMGLSEGLYLFLLKVLGLAVTLMFIILILQNRAEVAKWLRGSQPEIGQDQTPESDDKLSLLKKAKAVGALRKRLADFWHVGVILLIVAMYVVWALEIEGGLFFVAKAVVLTFMVIALTHLVIKLTKRGLENLFKISEELKLEHPQLEARANKYLPLLKYSIKTIIYLVAVFSVLQIWGMGTMSWVMSPQGGAILSSLLVIFLIGGGAFLFWEVFSFKVEEYLTKEKEGDQTGKVNTRALTLLPLLSNVVRIALILVAGMSILSHLGINIAPLLAGAGVIGLAVGFGAQTLVRDVITGAFILMEDSIAVGDWVEAGGYAGTVEHLTIRTLTLRDLTGAVAVIPFGDVTAVKNNNRDYGYALVDAGVAYREDYGQVVQALQDVALELQEDEVWGPDIIGELEVFGLNNLADSAVEVRVRIKTRPMRQFSVRRAFLERMKRIFDERGIEIPFPHQTIWFGVDKDGSAPPMRLVKDEQVHDSETKAIETTYSQPEHEPEIKYASESEASADVVRELEESEEEKKKIEGHEEDHDQEVSKEKRGDV; translated from the coding sequence ATGCGGCAATTTGTAACTTGGTCTCAACAGTTAACCATCTCATTGATTGTGATGTTTTTTATGGGTTTGATTTACTTCAGTCCTGCGGCGGCTCAGGAGTCCGGTACGTCTCAGGCTGGTCAGGTAAACATGGTCAGCATTGAAAAGCTGCTAAAAGACCTGGAAGATCCTCAAAGGCTTGAGGCATTCAAGCAAGATCTAAGGGCATTACTGCAGGCTCAGCAGGCTCTTTCCCAAGAGCCTGATTTTGAACCAAGAGGGCTTGTGGGACAGTTGATGAGTCTGGCTACAGATTACGTTCAGGATGTGAATAAAATAATTTCAGACGCTGGAAGCAATGTCCTGGAAATTCCAACTGTAGTTCAGGACATTGTTGAACAGGCTCAGGATCAGGATGTGCTCAAGTCCTGGGCGGAAATGCTGGGCAAGGTTATTCTGGTGCTTCTTGCAGGATTGCTGGCGCAGATAGTTGTTTCAAGGCTCCTTTCCAAGCCGCGTAAAGCCTTGGAAGACAAGGAGGCTTACAGCAAATTATACAGACTGCTTTTAATGGCTGGGAATACGCTTCTGGAGGTTGTCCCCATTGCCGCTTTTGCGGGTGCAGCCTATGGCCTGTTACCCTTACTGGATCCTGAGCCTGTTACTCAGCTTGTAGCACTGACTCTAATTAATGCCAATGTGCTGGTCCGGCTTATTCTGGCTTTTGTCAGACTGATGCTGGTCCCCAATGCACCGGGTTTGAGATTTTTGCCCATAGACAATGAATCTGTGCAATATCTCTATATCTGGTCACGCAGGGTTTCCAGAATTGGTGTTTACGGATACTTTATTCTTGAAGCAACCTTGATTATGGGGCTTTCAGAAGGACTTTACCTGTTTCTGCTCAAGGTCTTAGGCCTGGCTGTTACCTTAATGTTTATAATTTTAATCCTGCAGAACAGGGCGGAAGTTGCCAAATGGCTCCGTGGTTCTCAGCCTGAAATTGGACAAGATCAAACACCTGAATCTGACGATAAACTCAGCTTGCTGAAAAAAGCTAAAGCCGTTGGTGCTCTGCGTAAGCGTCTGGCGGATTTCTGGCATGTTGGAGTCATTTTGTTGATAGTGGCCATGTATGTTGTCTGGGCGCTGGAAATTGAAGGTGGTCTGTTTTTTGTTGCCAAAGCAGTTGTTTTGACCTTTATGGTTATTGCGTTGACCCATCTTGTCATCAAGCTTACTAAGCGCGGTCTGGAAAATCTTTTTAAAATAAGTGAAGAATTGAAGCTTGAACACCCACAATTAGAGGCCAGAGCCAACAAGTACCTTCCATTACTCAAGTACAGCATCAAAACCATTATTTATCTTGTGGCCGTCTTTTCTGTCTTACAGATCTGGGGCATGGGTACCATGAGCTGGGTAATGTCTCCGCAGGGAGGTGCCATTCTTTCCAGTCTGCTGGTTATCTTTTTGATAGGTGGCGGAGCTTTTTTGTTCTGGGAAGTTTTCAGCTTTAAGGTTGAAGAGTATCTGACTAAGGAAAAAGAGGGTGATCAAACTGGTAAGGTAAATACTCGGGCACTTACATTGCTGCCTCTTTTAAGTAATGTGGTGCGCATTGCCCTCATCCTTGTAGCGGGAATGAGCATTCTTTCGCATCTTGGAATAAATATTGCCCCGTTGCTGGCTGGTGCCGGTGTGATTGGTCTGGCTGTTGGTTTTGGAGCCCAGACACTTGTCAGGGATGTTATAACCGGCGCATTTATCCTAATGGAAGACTCAATTGCAGTGGGTGACTGGGTTGAGGCTGGAGGATATGCCGGAACTGTGGAGCACTTGACGATTCGTACCTTGACATTGCGCGATCTGACAGGTGCTGTGGCGGTGATTCCTTTTGGTGATGTGACTGCTGTCAAAAATAACAACAGAGACTATGGGTATGCTTTGGTTGATGCAGGGGTTGCTTATAGAGAGGATTATGGCCAGGTGGTGCAGGCTCTTCAGGATGTGGCTCTCGAGCTTCAGGAAGATGAAGTATGGGGTCCGGATATAATCGGCGAACTTGAAGTCTTTGGTCTGAATAATCTGGCTGATTCAGCAGTTGAAGTCAGAGTAAGGATAAAAACCAGACCCATGCGTCAGTTTTCTGTGCGTAGGGCGTTTCTTGAGCGCATGAAACGAATATTTGATGAACGTGGCATTGAAATTCCATTCCCTCATCAGACTATCTGGTTTGGCGTGGACAAAGATGGATCAGCGCCTCCTATGCGTCTTGTTAAAGATGAGCAGGTTCATGATTCAGAAACAAAAGCCATTGAGACGACATACAGTCAACCTGAGCATGAACCTGAAATAAAATATGCCTCAGAGTCTGAAGCGTCCGCTGATGTGGTGCGTGAGTTGGAAGAATCTGAAGAAGAAAAGAAAAAAATAGAGGGACATGAGGAGGACCATGACCAGGAGGTTAGCAAGGAAAAACGAGGTGATGTCTAA
- the pgi gene encoding glucose-6-phosphate isomerase, with the protein MTTPNECPSWKKLQNHYHEIKNLHMRDMFASDPDRFDKFFLSSQDIFLDYSKNRITPRTMELLMELVRETRLQEKIQAMFTGEKINSTENRSVLHVALRNPADKPVYVQGQDVMPEVHRVLDKMRGFVHQVRHGEWTGWTGKKVRHVVNIGIGGSDLGPKMVTKALSSFNNDGPEMHFVSNVDPAHLENTLKKIDAETTLFIIASKSFTTQETMFNARQARSWFLEHAKNENHIERHFVAVSTNTDRVRQFGINPDNMFEFWDWVGGRFSLWSAIGLPIALSTGMNSFEQLLQGAHDMDNHFRSAPIESNMPIILALLSIWYTNFFQAQTQAVLPYSQYLKDFPAYLQQGEMESNGKSSTLDGNFVNYATGPVIWGEPGTNGQHAFYQLLHQGTVMVPCDFIIFARQPEHNDRQHRLLMANYLAQTQALMTGKTEEEARQEMNAAGMPPDKINKLLAHKIFPGNRPSNSIMIPELTPRNLGKLIALYEHKIFVQGAVWNINSFDQWGVELGKQLARAIEPELDHDRPVTSHDSSTNGLINLWKKL; encoded by the coding sequence ATGACTACCCCCAATGAATGCCCATCCTGGAAAAAGCTGCAGAATCATTACCATGAAATTAAAAACTTGCATATGCGTGATATGTTTGCTTCAGACCCTGACCGGTTTGATAAGTTTTTTCTCTCAAGTCAGGATATCTTTCTTGATTACTCCAAAAACAGGATTACTCCCCGGACCATGGAACTGCTCATGGAGCTCGTTAGAGAAACCAGGTTGCAAGAAAAAATCCAGGCCATGTTCACAGGAGAAAAAATCAACTCTACAGAAAATCGCAGTGTGCTTCATGTAGCCCTGCGCAACCCCGCTGATAAGCCTGTTTATGTACAAGGTCAGGACGTTATGCCTGAAGTTCACCGGGTTTTAGACAAAATGAGAGGTTTTGTTCATCAGGTACGCCATGGCGAGTGGACCGGCTGGACAGGAAAAAAAGTACGCCATGTGGTCAATATTGGTATCGGTGGTTCAGACCTTGGGCCCAAGATGGTTACTAAGGCCTTATCCTCTTTCAACAATGATGGTCCGGAAATGCATTTTGTTTCCAACGTTGACCCTGCTCATCTTGAAAATACCCTCAAAAAAATTGATGCGGAAACCACCCTTTTCATTATTGCCTCTAAATCATTCACTACTCAGGAAACCATGTTCAATGCCCGGCAGGCCAGGTCCTGGTTTTTAGAACATGCCAAAAATGAAAATCACATTGAGAGACATTTTGTTGCAGTGTCCACAAACACAGACAGGGTCAGACAATTTGGCATCAATCCTGACAATATGTTTGAGTTCTGGGACTGGGTTGGCGGTCGGTTCTCCCTGTGGTCTGCCATTGGCCTGCCCATTGCTCTGTCAACCGGAATGAATTCCTTTGAACAACTGCTCCAGGGCGCCCATGATATGGACAACCACTTCAGAAGCGCGCCCATAGAAAGCAATATGCCCATTATTCTGGCTCTTTTAAGCATCTGGTATACAAACTTTTTCCAGGCTCAAACCCAGGCTGTTTTGCCCTACAGCCAGTACCTCAAGGACTTTCCAGCCTATCTTCAGCAGGGAGAAATGGAGAGCAACGGCAAGTCTTCCACCCTGGACGGTAATTTTGTAAATTACGCAACAGGACCTGTTATTTGGGGAGAACCGGGCACCAATGGTCAGCATGCCTTTTACCAGCTTCTGCACCAGGGGACCGTAATGGTGCCTTGTGACTTTATCATCTTTGCCAGACAGCCGGAACATAATGACAGACAGCACAGGCTGCTCATGGCCAACTACCTGGCTCAGACCCAGGCCCTTATGACAGGCAAAACTGAAGAGGAAGCAAGGCAGGAAATGAATGCTGCGGGTATGCCGCCGGATAAAATAAACAAACTTCTGGCCCATAAGATCTTTCCCGGCAACAGACCTTCCAACTCCATCATGATCCCTGAACTGACCCCCAGAAATCTGGGAAAACTAATCGCTCTGTACGAACATAAAATCTTTGTTCAGGGTGCGGTCTGGAATATAAATTCTTTTGATCAGTGGGGAGTTGAGCTGGGCAAACAGCTTGCCAGAGCAATTGAGCCGGAATTGGACCATGACCGCCCTGTTACCAGCCATGATTCTTCTACCAATGGACTGATAAATTTATGGAAAAAACTGTAA
- a CDS encoding J domain-containing protein — protein MFEKDYSALRVSRDDGPEKVRKAFVKLSMRYHPEHFPEKYKRIKSAYDRLQMDWDSLFPMISELSRATLDNNLKVKLMQDYSESISSQADGYSVDLDIYSLEPVLAVSKYRKKITEILDEVSSQEIEFKTEDI, from the coding sequence ATGTTTGAAAAAGACTATAGTGCGCTCAGGGTGTCGAGAGATGATGGTCCTGAAAAGGTTAGAAAGGCTTTTGTTAAGCTTTCCATGCGATATCATCCAGAACACTTTCCTGAAAAATATAAACGCATAAAGTCAGCTTATGACCGATTGCAAATGGACTGGGACAGTCTATTCCCAATGATTTCTGAGCTGTCAAGAGCTACATTGGATAATAACCTGAAGGTCAAGCTGATGCAGGATTATTCAGAGTCTATATCTTCGCAAGCCGATGGATATTCTGTTGATTTGGATATTTACAGCTTGGAACCCGTTCTTGCTGTTTCTAAATACAGGAAAAAGATAACCGAAATCCTTGATGAAGTCTCAAGCCAGGAAATTGAATTTAAGACGGAAGATATTTAG
- a CDS encoding Hsp70 family protein, translating to MKTIFGIDLGTTNSCISMLKEGKPEVIAIQDSSLVPSIVSFEADEIIVGLRAKNRQLLHPENTISSVKRIIGSDETVKIGEKLYNPETISSYILSFLKSEAEKVCGKEVKNVVITVPAYFSDSQRRATQKAGEEAGLKVERIINEPTAAALFYKYLQIDEKSETIESNILVYDLGGGTFDVSVLRVGELNEVLATTGNTKLGGDDFDQTIMELCMTRIMREHGIDLRGYKPAEARLKAAAEQAKIHLSHHPYARIEGNLIPNQGNAEIDLFFELERSEFEEMIEHYLEITKKEVGKALSESGLTADQIQNVLLVGGSTRIPAVISLLEGYFGSSCLPPIDPDLSVAKGAAIQGGIITGEHIHQVLIDVNPHSLSASALSYSELVPKVICVPIIPRNTQIPVTRSQIFYTNHDEQQVVKVEVFQGESKEPSENTLIGSLDLKLHPSPAHSPIEIEYSYDLNGIIRVKVEQKGYGAKREVDLDSTLRGQSFLEFDLSIDDEDDFDPDDMDDTQEQDNQVTNYILHKSYDTLNELTSEAEKNTLKALIHDYEKALKGDDEDLVDETEEALVDYIDELKERGD from the coding sequence ATGAAGACTATTTTCGGAATTGATCTGGGAACAACCAATTCCTGCATTTCCATGCTAAAGGAAGGTAAGCCTGAAGTGATTGCCATACAGGATTCCAGTCTTGTACCGTCTATAGTGAGTTTTGAGGCGGATGAAATAATTGTTGGTTTAAGGGCCAAAAATCGCCAGCTTCTTCATCCTGAGAATACTATCAGCTCTGTCAAGCGGATTATAGGTTCTGACGAAACAGTCAAAATTGGCGAGAAGCTTTATAATCCTGAAACAATATCTTCATATATACTCAGCTTTTTGAAGTCAGAAGCAGAAAAAGTTTGCGGCAAAGAAGTGAAGAATGTGGTCATTACCGTGCCTGCTTATTTTTCAGATTCGCAGCGCAGGGCTACACAAAAGGCCGGAGAAGAGGCCGGACTTAAAGTGGAACGCATCATCAATGAACCAACTGCAGCGGCCTTATTTTATAAATATCTGCAGATAGATGAGAAGTCCGAAACCATTGAAAGCAATATCCTTGTTTATGATCTGGGTGGGGGGACATTTGATGTTTCAGTTCTCAGGGTAGGTGAGCTGAATGAAGTGCTGGCTACAACTGGTAATACCAAGCTTGGCGGAGATGATTTTGATCAGACCATAATGGAACTATGCATGACCAGGATAATGAGAGAACATGGCATAGACCTGCGAGGATACAAACCTGCTGAAGCCCGTCTTAAAGCAGCTGCGGAACAGGCCAAAATTCATCTTTCCCACCATCCTTATGCGCGGATTGAAGGAAACCTTATACCCAATCAGGGTAATGCTGAAATTGATCTTTTTTTTGAGCTGGAGCGAAGTGAGTTTGAGGAAATGATCGAGCATTATCTTGAAATCACCAAAAAAGAAGTAGGTAAAGCGTTGTCAGAATCAGGGCTTACAGCGGATCAAATTCAGAATGTTCTCCTTGTGGGAGGTTCCACCCGTATTCCAGCGGTAATTTCTTTATTGGAAGGATATTTTGGTTCATCCTGTCTGCCACCCATTGACCCAGACCTAAGCGTTGCCAAGGGGGCGGCTATTCAAGGTGGAATCATTACCGGTGAGCATATTCATCAGGTGCTTATAGATGTTAATCCTCACTCATTATCTGCAAGTGCATTGTCTTACAGTGAGCTTGTACCCAAGGTTATCTGTGTTCCAATAATTCCGCGCAATACGCAAATTCCGGTTACCAGATCGCAGATCTTTTATACAAACCACGATGAACAGCAGGTGGTAAAGGTAGAGGTGTTTCAAGGCGAGTCTAAAGAGCCCTCTGAAAATACCCTTATAGGAAGCCTTGACCTTAAATTGCATCCCAGCCCTGCTCATTCACCTATTGAAATTGAATACAGTTATGACTTAAATGGTATAATTCGTGTAAAAGTTGAGCAGAAAGGTTATGGAGCAAAACGGGAAGTTGACCTGGACAGCACCTTGCGGGGTCAATCATTTCTCGAGTTTGATTTGTCTATAGATGACGAAGATGATTTTGACCCGGACGATATGGATGATACCCAGGAGCAGGATAACCAGGTTACAAATTATATCCTCCATAAATCCTACGATACACTGAACGAACTCACTTCTGAGGCAGAAAAAAATACCTTGAAGGCCTTGATACACGACTACGAAAAGGCCTTAAAGGGTGACGATGAGGATTTAGTGGACGAGACTGAAGAAGCCCTTGTGGATTATATTGATGAGCTCAAGGAGCGGGGTGATTGA
- a CDS encoding nucleotide exchange factor GrpE yields the protein MSFWSKILSPLKNKAEEKEVEIEETEPTEFQMVEEMIRNLQKRERRQAQAFERMLVELGSKMDKMQELLISGPQYEGFMSFAENFAIYYLRNHEKDQTLCQLWLKLETLLHELNVQLILDLHQPFDDVRHQACDVQVNISFPENTVIEVVRPGLIVGQKMVRPAVVVTSKVSPQDEYLSVIRDT from the coding sequence ATGTCATTCTGGTCAAAAATATTGTCTCCGTTAAAAAACAAAGCTGAAGAAAAAGAAGTAGAGATAGAAGAAACAGAGCCAACTGAGTTTCAGATGGTGGAAGAAATGATTCGTAACCTGCAAAAGCGGGAAAGACGTCAGGCTCAGGCTTTTGAAAGAATGCTTGTAGAACTTGGCTCCAAGATGGATAAGATGCAGGAACTTCTTATTTCCGGCCCGCAGTATGAGGGTTTCATGTCATTTGCTGAAAATTTTGCCATCTATTATCTGCGAAATCACGAGAAAGATCAGACTTTATGTCAACTATGGCTCAAGCTTGAAACTCTGCTCCATGAGTTGAATGTTCAACTCATCTTGGATCTTCATCAACCTTTTGATGATGTTAGACATCAGGCCTGTGATGTTCAAGTTAACATCTCTTTCCCTGAGAATACAGTAATTGAAGTAGTCCGTCCCGGGCTTATAGTGGGTCAGAAAATGGTTCGGCCGGCGGTTGTGGTGACCAGTAAAGTATCCCCTCAAGACGAGTATCTTTCAGTTATCAGGGATACGTAA
- a CDS encoding thiamine pyrophosphate-dependent dehydrogenase E1 component subunit alpha: MDIPHNKQIKMLETMILSRKFSDTLVELCKIQGKIPGMMILSTGQEAVGSGVCAALEPEDVIITNHRSHNHLLAKGADPNELMAEIYCKKTGCNKGKSGTLHLAVPEVNAPCTTTVVGATLPIAVGRAFAQQYRNENAITVCFFGDGAADEGSFHEALNLAALWQLPVIFLCENNMYAGAQRYEEHTRVKDMAERAQAYNMPGIIADGNDALAVYTATLEARQRALEGKGPTLLECKTYRCRGHGETDPQHYQPKDEIKAWQDKCPIPRLADALVKAGIIPSSKLEEMESIADNIVQDAVRFAEESPYPEPHEALEDVYVD; encoded by the coding sequence ATGGACATCCCTCACAACAAACAGATTAAAATGCTTGAAACCATGATCCTGTCCAGAAAGTTCTCGGACACTTTGGTGGAACTTTGCAAAATCCAGGGGAAAATACCTGGCATGATGATTTTATCCACTGGACAGGAAGCTGTGGGCTCAGGAGTATGCGCTGCTCTGGAACCCGAAGACGTAATCATCACTAACCATCGCAGCCACAACCACCTTCTGGCCAAAGGAGCAGACCCTAATGAGCTTATGGCAGAAATTTACTGCAAAAAAACAGGCTGCAACAAAGGCAAGAGTGGAACTCTGCATCTCGCTGTGCCAGAGGTCAATGCACCATGCACCACAACAGTAGTGGGCGCAACTTTGCCCATAGCTGTGGGCCGGGCCTTTGCCCAGCAGTACAGAAATGAGAATGCCATAACAGTCTGTTTTTTTGGAGACGGCGCTGCTGATGAAGGTTCTTTTCATGAGGCCCTGAATCTGGCAGCCTTATGGCAGCTGCCAGTTATTTTCCTTTGTGAAAACAACATGTATGCCGGGGCTCAGCGCTATGAAGAACATACCAGGGTCAAGGACATGGCCGAGCGGGCCCAAGCTTACAACATGCCTGGAATAATCGCTGACGGAAACGATGCATTGGCTGTTTACACGGCCACTCTGGAAGCCAGACAGAGAGCATTGGAGGGAAAAGGTCCGACTCTTCTGGAGTGTAAAACCTACCGTTGCCGCGGCCACGGTGAAACCGATCCGCAACATTACCAGCCCAAGGATGAAATCAAGGCCTGGCAGGATAAGTGTCCAATCCCAAGGCTCGCAGATGCCCTTGTTAAAGCTGGCATTATCCCTTCCTCTAAGCTTGAAGAAATGGAGTCTATTGCTGATAATATTGTGCAGGATGCAGTGCGTTTCGCTGAAGAAAGCCCTTATCCAGAGCCCCATGAAGCCTTAGAAGATGTTTATGTTGATTAG
- a CDS encoding alpha-ketoacid dehydrogenase subunit beta → MQKLGMGQAVNQALKEEMYRDPNVFIAGEGVGVSIHVNPMFPTHGLLEEFGPARVKDTPVSEAAIAGLAVGAAEAGLRPVVEIMFNPFFTLASDMIVNHAAKLRYLSGGKSSFPLVVRIKSGAGFGAGCQHSHNLEAWAAHCPGLKVVMPSTSADAKGLLKSAIRDDNPVIFIEHMGLYFAQMPVPEEEYLTPLGHADIKRPGRDLTVVTWSGTLGAAMNAAEQLSRDGIEMEVVDLRTLNPLDKETILGSVEKTGRLIVMHEATRTAGFGAEVAAVVMEEGFKFLKAPLKRVTGPDIPVPASPPLEKFYIPDENDLIKAAREILDK, encoded by the coding sequence ATGCAGAAATTAGGAATGGGACAGGCCGTTAATCAGGCCTTGAAAGAAGAAATGTACCGTGATCCCAATGTATTTATCGCCGGAGAAGGCGTCGGGGTCAGTATTCACGTCAACCCAATGTTTCCCACTCATGGTCTGTTAGAAGAGTTCGGGCCAGCAAGGGTCAAGGATACTCCTGTGTCTGAAGCAGCCATTGCCGGACTGGCTGTGGGTGCGGCTGAGGCAGGACTCAGGCCCGTGGTTGAAATCATGTTCAATCCATTTTTCACCCTGGCCTCAGATATGATTGTCAACCATGCAGCAAAGCTCAGATACTTATCCGGCGGGAAGTCATCCTTTCCATTAGTGGTACGCATCAAAAGCGGAGCCGGATTTGGAGCAGGGTGCCAGCATTCCCATAACTTAGAAGCCTGGGCTGCACATTGTCCAGGACTGAAAGTGGTCATGCCTTCAACTTCAGCAGATGCCAAAGGACTGCTCAAATCGGCCATCAGAGATGACAATCCAGTAATTTTTATTGAACATATGGGTCTTTATTTCGCACAAATGCCTGTACCTGAAGAGGAGTACCTGACTCCTCTGGGCCATGCCGATATCAAGCGGCCAGGCAGAGACCTGACTGTGGTTACCTGGTCCGGAACTTTGGGCGCCGCCATGAATGCAGCTGAACAACTAAGCCGGGACGGAATTGAAATGGAAGTAGTGGACCTGCGAACTCTTAATCCGCTGGACAAGGAAACCATTCTTGGCTCAGTTGAAAAGACCGGCAGGCTCATTGTCATGCACGAAGCTACCCGTACTGCTGGTTTTGGTGCTGAAGTAGCTGCTGTGGTCATGGAGGAAGGATTTAAGTTTCTCAAGGCTCCCTTAAAGAGAGTGACAGGACCTGACATTCCGGTCCCTGCCAGCCCTCCTTTGGAAAAATTTTATATTCCTGATGAAAATGATCTCATCAAGGCTGCCAGGGAAATCTTAGATAAATAG